Proteins found in one Chionomys nivalis chromosome 15, mChiNiv1.1, whole genome shotgun sequence genomic segment:
- the Crhbp gene encoding corticotropin-releasing factor-binding protein codes for MPKISAAERTSCRDKASMSRNFKLQCHFILILLTALRGESHYLEVQEAADYDPFLLFGANLKRDLAREQPYRRALRCLDMLSLPGQFTFTADRPQLHCAVFFIGEPEEFITIHYDLISIDCQGGDFLKVFDGWILKGEKFPSSQDHPLPTMKRYTDFCESGLTRRSIRSSQNVAMVFFRIHEPGNGFTLTTKTDPNLFPCNVISQTPSGRFSLVVPHQHQNCSFSIIYPVAIRISDLTLGHWHGLQLKKPAASCGRTGDFVELLGGPGLDPSKMMPLADLCSPFHGPAQMKISCDNAVVRMVSSGKHINRVTFEYRQLEPFELETNGNSIPEFCLSSL; via the exons ATGCCTAAGATCTCCGCAGCAGAGCGCACCAGCTGCAGAGACAAGGCCAGCATGTCACGGAACTTCAAACTCCAGTGTCACTTCATTCTGATCCTCCTGACAGCACTAAGGGGAGAGAGCCACTACCTAGAG GTGCAAGAAGCCGCGGACTATGACCCTTTCTTGCTCTTCGGCGCCAATCTGAAGCGGGACCTGGCCAGGGAGCAGCCGTATCGCCGGGCTCTGC GGTGCCTGGACATGCTGAGCCTCCCCGGACAGTTCACCTTCACCGCCGACCGGCCGCAGCTACACTGCGCCGTCTTCTTCATTGGGGAACCCGAGGAGTTCATCACCATTCACTACGACCTGATCTCCATCGACTGCCAGGGTGGGGACTTCCTGAAG GTATTTGATGGCTGGATCCTCAAGGGGGAGAAATTTCCAAGCTCTCAGGATCACCCTCTACCCACCATGAAGCGGTACACAGATTTCTGTGAGAGTGGTCTAACCCGAAGGAGCATCAGATCGTCCCAGAACGTGGCCATGGTGTTCTTCAGGATCCACGAGCCAGGGAATGGATTCACATTAACCACCAAGACTGACCCCAACCTCTTCC CTTGCAATGTCATCTCCCAGACCCCGAGTGGAAGGTTTTCTCTGGTGGTCCCACATCAGCACCAAAACTGCAGCTTCTCCATCATCTACCCTGTGGCAATCAGAATCTCTGATCTCACTCTGGGACACTGGCATGGTCTTCAGTTAAAG AAACCCGCAGCCAGCTGTGGCAGGACTGGCGACTTCGTGGAGCTGCTGGGAGGACCCGGACTGGACCCCTCCAAGATGATGCCTTTAGCGGACCTGTGTTCCCCTTTTCACGGtcctg CCCAGATGAAAATCAGCTGTGACAACGCTGTGGTACGCATGGTCTCCAGTGGGAAACACATCAACCGCGTGACATTCGAGTATCGTCAGCTGGAACCCTTTGAGCTAGAAACCAACGGAAACAGCATCCCGGAATTCTGTTTGTCTAGTCTTTGA